A single Lolium perenne isolate Kyuss_39 chromosome 6, Kyuss_2.0, whole genome shotgun sequence DNA region contains:
- the LOC139832315 gene encoding uncharacterized protein — protein MGNHSIVCELRSLTKYMEPTLLFMMETKIEGKRVEKLAGALGFIGAFAVSIEGLSGGIGLFWSAEVSVDIKSFNMHHIDAVISSKDGSGSPGRFTGFYFESKREKRHLSWTLLRRLYLLRKMSWLCMGDLNETMYGTEHFSEHAREEWQMRAFREATEECELLDLSFSRAPYTWDNRQAGLANVKARIDRAFGDITLLHLFPGIKIRHVDMVESDHCRLVAELSTHQAQNRRRSARPFRYENVWQSHGDYSKIVKDLWQGTQRGQGLSGLMSSLNIMQTGLDQWGSVR, from the coding sequence ATGGGGAATCACTCGATAGTTTGCGAGCTTCGTAGCTTGACGAAGTATATGGAACCCACCCTGCTCTTCATGATGGAAACAAAGATCGAAGGGAAGAGGGTTGAGAAACTAGCGGGTGCACTTGGTTTCATTGGTGCATTTGCAGTAAGCATTGAGGGCCTTAGCGGCGGAATAGGATTGTTCTGGTCCGCTGAAGTGTCTGTGGATATTAAGAGTTTCAATATGCATCATATTGATGCGGTGATTAGTTCCAAAGATGGAAGTGGTTCTCCGGGGCGCTTCACAGGATTTTATTTTGAATCGAAACGGGAGAAAAGACACCTGAGTTGGACGCTACTCCGACGTCTCTACTTACTTCGTAAAATGTCGTGGCTATGCATGGGAGACCTCAATGAGACCATGTATGGGACGGAGCATTTTAGTGAGCATGCAAGGGAGGAATGGCAGATGCGAGCTTTCCGTGAAGCTACAGAGGAGTGTGAGCTGTTAGACCTTAGCTTCTCAAGGGCCCCTTATACCTGGGATAATCGTCAGGCTGGCTTAGCTAATGTGAAGGCGAGAATTGATAGAGCCTTTGGGGATATAACCTTGTTGCATTTGTTCCCGGGTATCAAGATTCGTCATGTGGATATGGTGGAGTCGGATCACTGTCGCTTAGTGGCCGAGCTTAGCACACATCAAGCACAGAATAGGAGGAGAAGTGCAAGACCTTTTCGTTATGAAAATGTATGGCAGTCCCATGGGGATTATAGTAAAATAGTGAAGGATCTTTGGCAAGGAACTCAGCGTGGTCAGGGTCTCTCGGGTCTGATGTCCTCGTTGAACATCATGCAAACAGGTCTAGATCAGTGGGGGTCAGTTCGGTAA